A genomic window from Streptomyces brevispora includes:
- a CDS encoding DUF881 domain-containing protein, with product MPQQPPDRSNASPPARPDASMSLLTNVMDHSLDDGYAEASARRKADGRAGMPRTLKAKLGFAACLVLAALVVTLGAAQARVSAPVLAKEREELIDRIDAETSAADTLEAQVEMVRDDVGRRQRKALEKHGGDQTELVALLSGATPVHGPGVKLVVDDAKNTDQGGGGPRETSSFSDTGRVRDRDMQRVVNGLWQSGAEAIAINGQRLTALSAIRAAGDAILVDNKPLVPPYSVLAVGDGKKLSAAFRDSADGQYLQALKDTFDIRSSISAEENVNLPAAPSLIVRTAEPYKAADTGSGAADTGKGTS from the coding sequence ATGCCGCAGCAGCCCCCCGATCGGAGTAATGCCTCGCCGCCCGCGCGTCCCGACGCGTCCATGTCGCTGCTGACCAACGTGATGGACCACAGCCTGGACGACGGATACGCCGAGGCATCGGCTCGTCGCAAGGCCGACGGCCGTGCCGGAATGCCCCGCACGCTCAAGGCGAAGCTCGGCTTCGCCGCTTGCCTTGTGCTGGCCGCGCTCGTTGTCACGCTCGGCGCCGCGCAGGCACGGGTGTCGGCACCGGTCCTCGCCAAGGAACGCGAGGAGCTGATCGACCGCATCGACGCGGAGACCTCCGCGGCAGACACTCTCGAGGCACAGGTCGAAATGGTCCGCGACGACGTCGGCAGGCGTCAGCGCAAGGCTCTGGAGAAGCACGGCGGGGACCAGACGGAACTGGTGGCTCTGCTCTCCGGCGCGACGCCCGTGCACGGGCCCGGTGTGAAGCTGGTCGTCGACGATGCGAAGAACACCGACCAGGGCGGTGGGGGACCGCGTGAGACCAGCAGCTTCTCCGACACCGGACGGGTCCGGGACCGGGACATGCAACGGGTCGTCAACGGGCTGTGGCAGTCCGGTGCGGAGGCGATCGCCATCAACGGGCAGCGGCTGACCGCCCTGTCGGCGATCCGCGCCGCGGGCGACGCCATACTTGTCGACAACAAACCGCTCGTGCCGCCCTACTCGGTGCTCGCGGTGGGCGACGGGAAGAAGCTCAGCGCCGCCTTCCGGGACAGCGCCGACGGACAGTATCTGCAAGCGCTGAAGGACACCTTCGACATCAGGTCGAGCATCTCCGCCGAGGAGAACGTGAATCTCCCTGCCGCCCCGAGCCTGATCGTACGGACAGCAGAGCCATATAAGGCCGCAGACACCGGCAGTGGTGCGGCAGACACTGGGAAGGGCACATCGTGA
- a CDS encoding small basic family protein → MIAVLGLVVGVVVGLLVRPEVPAVVEPYLPIAVVAALDAVFGGLRAMLDGIFVDKVFVVSFLSNVVVAALIVFLGDKLGVGAQLSTGVVVVLGIRIFSNAAAIRRHVFRA, encoded by the coding sequence GTGATCGCCGTACTGGGCCTCGTCGTGGGAGTCGTGGTCGGACTGTTGGTCCGGCCCGAAGTGCCGGCGGTGGTCGAGCCCTATCTCCCGATCGCCGTCGTGGCCGCCCTCGACGCGGTCTTCGGTGGCCTGCGTGCCATGCTCGACGGCATTTTCGTCGACAAGGTCTTCGTGGTCTCGTTCCTCTCGAACGTGGTCGTGGCCGCCCTGATCGTCTTCCTGGGTGACAAACTGGGCGTCGGCGCCCAGCTCTCCACCGGTGTGGTGGTCGTCCTGGGCATCCGGATCTTCTCCAACGCCGCCGCCATCCGTCGGCACGTCTTCCGGGCCTGA
- a CDS encoding FHA domain-containing protein: MKLFGKLFGKSARDEAARHRAPRHGQADEQGSDRPLFRDQVTGSEGDNSGASSVDPAGPGRIGFGEPSTSSTGGGFTPRQEGSSMPVCTRCGHRNAEASRFCSNCGAPLRGGVPERAAETTSTISISGLEAYEAEVMGQTSVPSLSPEAQAAVDALPLGSALLVVRRGPNSGSRFLLDSELTTAGRHPQSDIFLDDVTVSRRHVEFRRGPDGRFTVEDVGSLNGTYVNRERIDSVALSSGDEVQIGKYRLVFYASQRAI; encoded by the coding sequence GTGAAGTTGTTTGGGAAGTTGTTCGGCAAGAGCGCACGCGATGAAGCTGCCCGCCATCGCGCACCGCGCCATGGCCAAGCCGATGAGCAGGGCTCCGATCGCCCGCTCTTCCGCGATCAGGTGACAGGTTCGGAGGGTGACAATTCCGGCGCGTCGTCTGTTGACCCTGCCGGTCCCGGCCGCATAGGTTTCGGAGAACCGTCAACCTCAAGTACGGGTGGAGGGTTCACCCCGAGGCAGGAGGGTTCGTCCATGCCGGTCTGTACGAGGTGCGGCCATCGCAATGCCGAAGCCAGTCGTTTCTGCTCCAATTGCGGCGCGCCGCTGAGGGGCGGGGTTCCCGAGCGGGCCGCGGAGACGACATCGACCATCTCCATCTCGGGCCTTGAGGCCTACGAGGCGGAGGTGATGGGTCAGACGTCCGTGCCGTCGCTCTCGCCCGAGGCCCAGGCCGCTGTGGACGCTCTGCCGCTCGGCTCGGCGCTCCTGGTGGTGCGGCGTGGTCCGAATTCGGGCAGCCGCTTCCTGCTGGACAGCGAGCTGACCACGGCCGGCCGCCACCCGCAGAGCGACATCTTCCTCGATGACGTGACGGTGTCGCGCCGTCACGTGGAGTTCCGCCGGGGTCCGGACGGCAGGTTCACGGTCGAGGATGTCGGCAGCCTCAACGGCACGTACGTCAATCGTGAGCGCATCGACTCCGTCGCGCTGTCCAGCGGCGACGAAGTGCAGATCGGTAAGTACCGGCTGGTCTTCTACGCAAGCCAGCGGGCCATCTGA
- a CDS encoding mannose-1-phosphate guanyltransferase, translating into MKAVVMAGGEGTRLRPMTSSMPKPLLPVANRPIMEHVLRLLKRHGLNETVVTVQFLASLVKNYFGDGEELGMELTYANEEKPLGTAGSVKNAEEALKDDTFLVISGDALTDFDLTDLIAFHKEKGGLVTVCLTRVPNPLEFGITIVDEAGQVERFLEKPTWGQVFSDTVNTGIYVMEPEVFNYVEADVSVDWSGDVFPQLMKEGKPIYGYVAEGYWEDVGTHESYVKAQADVLERKVDVEIDGFEISPGVWVAEGAEVHPDAVLRGPLYVGDYAKVEAGVEIREHTVIGSNVVVKSGAFLHKAVVHDNVYIGDHSNLRGCVIGKNTDIMRAARIEDGAVIGDECLVGEESIIQGNVRVYPFKTIEAGAFVNTSVIWESRGQAHLFGARGVSGILNVEITPELAVRLAGAYATTLKKGSTVTTARDHSRGARALKRAVISALQASAIDVRDLENVPLPVARQQTARGSAGGIMIRTSPGVPDSVDIMFFDASGADLSQAQQRKLDRVYARQEYRRAFPGEIGDLHFPSSVFDSYTGSLLRNLDTTGVADAGLKVVVDASNGSAGLVLPSLLGRLGVDALTINPGLDESRPTESAETRRSGLVRLGEIVSSARAAFGVRFDPVGERLSLVDERGRIIEDDRALLVMLDLVAAERRSGRVALPVTTTRVAEQVAAYHGTQVEWTTTSPDDLTRVGREEGTIFGGDGRGGFIVPEFSSVFDGSAAFVRLIGLVARTQLTLSQIDARIPRAHVLRRDLATPWAVKGLVMRRVVEAAGDRDVDTTDGVRVVETDGRWVMVLPDRAEAVTHLWAEGPDDASAQALLDEWSAIVDSAGH; encoded by the coding sequence ATGAAGGCCGTCGTGATGGCAGGTGGTGAAGGCACTCGCCTTCGCCCCATGACCTCAAGCATGCCCAAGCCACTCCTGCCCGTAGCCAATCGGCCGATCATGGAGCATGTGCTTCGGCTGCTCAAGAGGCACGGGCTCAATGAGACGGTCGTGACCGTCCAGTTTCTCGCGTCTCTGGTGAAGAACTACTTCGGAGACGGCGAAGAGCTCGGAATGGAGCTCACCTACGCCAACGAGGAGAAACCGCTCGGTACCGCGGGCAGCGTGAAGAATGCCGAAGAGGCATTGAAGGACGACACATTCCTCGTCATCTCCGGTGACGCGCTCACCGACTTTGATCTCACCGACCTCATCGCCTTCCACAAGGAAAAGGGCGGCCTGGTCACCGTCTGCCTCACCCGTGTTCCGAATCCACTCGAATTCGGGATCACGATTGTGGACGAAGCGGGCCAGGTCGAGCGGTTCCTGGAGAAGCCCACCTGGGGGCAGGTGTTCTCGGACACCGTCAACACAGGCATTTACGTGATGGAGCCCGAGGTCTTCAACTACGTTGAGGCCGATGTATCCGTGGACTGGTCCGGAGACGTCTTCCCGCAGCTCATGAAGGAGGGCAAGCCCATCTACGGCTATGTCGCCGAGGGCTACTGGGAAGACGTGGGTACGCACGAGAGCTATGTCAAGGCCCAGGCCGACGTTCTCGAGCGCAAGGTCGACGTGGAGATCGACGGCTTCGAGATCTCGCCCGGTGTATGGGTGGCCGAAGGCGCGGAGGTACATCCTGACGCGGTACTCCGCGGGCCCCTGTACGTCGGTGACTACGCCAAGGTCGAGGCCGGGGTCGAGATCCGTGAACACACGGTCATCGGGTCGAACGTCGTCGTGAAGAGCGGGGCGTTCCTGCACAAGGCCGTGGTGCACGACAACGTGTACATCGGTGACCACAGCAATTTGCGTGGCTGCGTGATCGGAAAGAACACCGACATCATGCGCGCGGCCCGGATCGAGGACGGCGCCGTCATCGGCGACGAATGCCTCGTCGGCGAGGAATCGATCATTCAGGGCAACGTCCGCGTCTACCCCTTCAAGACCATTGAGGCCGGCGCCTTCGTCAATACCTCGGTGATCTGGGAGTCGCGCGGACAGGCCCACCTCTTCGGGGCGCGCGGTGTCTCCGGGATCCTGAACGTCGAGATCACACCGGAACTGGCAGTCAGACTGGCCGGTGCGTACGCCACGACCCTGAAGAAAGGCTCAACGGTCACCACCGCACGTGACCACTCCCGTGGGGCCCGGGCGCTGAAGCGAGCGGTGATCTCGGCGCTTCAGGCCAGTGCCATCGATGTCCGTGACCTCGAGAACGTACCGTTGCCCGTGGCACGCCAGCAGACCGCACGCGGCAGTGCCGGCGGAATCATGATCCGGACGTCGCCCGGCGTCCCCGATTCCGTCGACATCATGTTCTTCGACGCAAGCGGAGCGGACCTCTCCCAGGCACAGCAGCGAAAGCTGGACCGTGTCTACGCCCGGCAGGAATACCGTCGTGCGTTCCCCGGGGAGATCGGGGACCTCCACTTCCCGTCCAGTGTCTTCGACTCGTACACCGGATCGCTGCTGCGGAATCTGGACACCACGGGAGTCGCCGACGCAGGGCTCAAGGTCGTCGTCGACGCCTCCAACGGCAGCGCGGGCCTTGTTCTGCCCAGCCTGCTGGGACGGCTCGGTGTGGACGCGCTGACCATCAACCCCGGCCTGGACGAGTCACGCCCGACGGAGTCCGCCGAGACCCGCCGGTCGGGGCTGGTGCGACTCGGGGAGATCGTCTCCTCGGCGCGGGCGGCCTTCGGTGTCCGGTTCGACCCGGTCGGCGAACGGCTTTCCCTGGTCGACGAGCGGGGGCGGATCATCGAGGACGACCGGGCACTGCTGGTCATGCTCGACCTCGTCGCCGCCGAGCGGCGCAGTGGGCGGGTGGCGTTGCCGGTGACTACTACCCGCGTTGCCGAGCAGGTGGCCGCGTACCACGGCACCCAGGTCGAGTGGACGACGACATCACCCGACGACCTGACCCGGGTCGGGCGCGAGGAAGGCACCATCTTCGGTGGAGACGGACGCGGCGGTTTCATCGTTCCGGAATTCAGCAGCGTCTTCGACGGCTCGGCCGCTTTCGTACGGCTGATCGGGCTGGTTGCCAGGACGCAGCTCACACTCAGCCAGATCGACGCACGCATCCCGCGTGCCCATGTCCTGCGCCGTGACCTGGCGACCCCGTGGGCAGTGAAGGGGCTGGTGATGCGCCGCGTCGTCGAGGCCGCCGGAGACCGTGATGTCGATACGACGGACGGTGTGCGGGTCGTCGAGACGGACGGACGCTGGGTGATGGTGCTGCCGGACCGGGCGGAAGCGGTCACCCATCTGTGGGCGGAAGGGCCGGACGACGCCTCGGCACAGGCCCTCCTGGACGAGTGGTCGGCGATCGTCGACAGCGCAGGTCACTGA
- a CDS encoding PTS sugar transporter subunit IIA, whose amino-acid sequence MTTVTSPLTGRAIGLAAVPDPVFSGAMVGPGTAIDPVREPSEALSPVDGIVVSLHPHAFVVVDSEGHGVLTHLGIDTVQLNGEGFELLVNKGDTVTRGQSIVRWDPAAVEAAGKSPICPIVALEATSDSLSDVIESGDVKVGDALFGWQ is encoded by the coding sequence ATGACCACTGTGACGTCCCCTCTTACCGGACGCGCCATCGGGCTCGCTGCGGTACCCGACCCGGTCTTCTCCGGCGCGATGGTCGGTCCGGGTACCGCCATCGACCCCGTACGCGAGCCGTCGGAGGCCTTGTCGCCGGTCGACGGAATCGTCGTCTCCCTGCACCCGCACGCCTTCGTCGTGGTGGACAGCGAGGGCCACGGGGTTCTGACCCACCTCGGCATCGACACCGTCCAGCTCAATGGTGAGGGCTTCGAGCTCCTGGTGAACAAGGGTGACACCGTCACACGCGGCCAGAGCATCGTGCGTTGGGACCCGGCCGCTGTCGAGGCGGCCGGCAAGTCTCCGATCTGCCCCATCGTGGCGTTGGAGGCGACTTCCGACTCCCTCTCCGACGTCATCGAGAGCGGCGACGTAAAGGTCGGCGACGCACTGTTCGGCTGGCAGTAA
- a CDS encoding CDP-alcohol phosphatidyltransferase family protein yields the protein MEVQETRVQTDRVLTIPNILSMARLVGVPVFLWLILRPEFGGPKSDGWALLVLMFSGVSDYLDGKLARRWNQISSLGRLLDPAADRLYILSTLVGLTWREILPLWLTAALLARELMLLVMVGILRRHGYPPPQVNFLGKAATFNLMYAFPLLLLSDGGGWLATLATVFGWAFAGWGTTLYWWAGILYVVQVRRLVKADAVAD from the coding sequence GTGGAGGTCCAGGAGACCCGCGTTCAGACGGACCGGGTACTCACCATCCCCAACATCCTCAGCATGGCTCGCCTTGTTGGCGTACCTGTTTTCCTGTGGCTGATTCTGCGCCCTGAGTTCGGCGGCCCCAAGAGTGATGGCTGGGCGCTGCTGGTACTGATGTTCAGCGGCGTCAGCGACTACCTCGATGGAAAGCTCGCGCGTCGGTGGAACCAGATCAGCAGCCTCGGACGGCTGCTCGACCCGGCTGCCGACCGCCTGTACATTCTTTCGACTCTCGTCGGGCTGACCTGGCGGGAGATCCTTCCACTCTGGCTCACCGCAGCTCTTCTCGCTCGCGAGCTGATGCTGCTCGTGATGGTGGGAATCCTGCGCCGTCACGGCTATCCACCGCCCCAAGTGAACTTCCTGGGCAAGGCGGCTACGTTCAATCTGATGTACGCATTTCCCTTGTTGCTGCTCAGCGACGGAGGTGGTTGGCTGGCAACGCTGGCCACCGTTTTCGGATGGGCGTTCGCAGGATGGGGTACAACGCTCTACTGGTGGGCAGGGATCCTCTACGTGGTTCAGGTCCGCCGGCTTGTCAAGGCGGATGCAGTAGCCGATTGA
- a CDS encoding acetoacetate--CoA ligase, protein MTSAADEAPLWQPGPDRIAAAAVTRFQKWAAEHHGAPAEGGYAALHRWSVDELDTFWQAVAEWFDVRFSTPYETVLGDRTMPGAQWFPGATLNYAEHALRTAEDPLRADAPALLHVDETHTQIPTSWSELRRRVGSLAAELRALGVTPGDRVSGYLPNIPEAVVAFLATAAVGGVWTSCAPDFGARSVLDRFQQVEPVVLFTVDGYRYGGKEHHRTDTVAELRRELPTLRAVVHIPLLGTEAPEGALDWSALTAGDTEPVFEQVPFDHPLWVLYSSGTTGLPKAIVQSQGGILLEHFKQIGLHCDLGPEDRFFWYTSTGWMMWNFLVSGLLTGTTLVLYDGSPGYPDVSAQWRVAEQTGATLFGTSAAYVMACRKAGIHPGRDFDLSRIQCVATTGSPLPPDGFRWLHDEVADDLWIASVSGGTDVCSCFAGAVPTLSVHIGELQAPALGTDLQSWDPAGNALTGEVGELVVTKPMPSMPIHFWNDPDGSRYHDSYFDMYPGVWRHGDWITITDRGSVVIHGRSDSTLNRQGVRMGSADIYEAVERLPEIRESLVIGLEEPDGGYWMPLFVHLAEGATLDDELRHSIKRTIRENLSPRHVPDEVIEVPGIPHTLTGKRIEVPVKRLLQGTALAKAVNPGSIDNLELLHFYEELAHKRR, encoded by the coding sequence ATGACCTCAGCAGCCGACGAAGCCCCCCTCTGGCAGCCCGGCCCGGACCGCATCGCGGCCGCCGCCGTCACCCGCTTCCAGAAGTGGGCGGCCGAGCACCACGGAGCACCGGCCGAGGGCGGCTACGCGGCGCTGCACCGCTGGTCCGTCGACGAGCTCGACACCTTCTGGCAGGCCGTCGCCGAATGGTTCGACGTACGGTTCTCCACCCCGTACGAGACCGTCCTCGGCGACCGCACCATGCCCGGCGCCCAGTGGTTCCCCGGTGCCACACTCAACTACGCCGAACACGCGCTGCGCACCGCCGAGGACCCCCTGCGCGCCGACGCGCCCGCACTGCTCCACGTCGACGAGACCCACACCCAGATCCCCACCTCCTGGTCCGAGCTCCGCCGCCGGGTCGGCTCGCTCGCCGCGGAACTCCGCGCACTCGGTGTCACCCCCGGCGATCGCGTCAGCGGCTACCTCCCCAACATCCCGGAGGCGGTGGTCGCCTTCCTCGCCACCGCCGCAGTTGGCGGCGTCTGGACCTCCTGCGCCCCCGACTTCGGCGCCCGCAGTGTCCTCGACCGCTTCCAGCAGGTCGAACCCGTCGTCCTGTTCACCGTCGACGGATACCGCTACGGCGGCAAGGAACACCACCGCACCGACACCGTCGCCGAGCTGCGCCGCGAACTCCCCACCCTGCGCGCAGTCGTCCACATCCCACTGCTGGGCACCGAAGCGCCCGAAGGCGCCCTCGACTGGTCCGCCCTCACCGCCGGGGACACCGAACCCGTCTTCGAGCAGGTCCCCTTCGACCATCCGCTGTGGGTGCTCTACTCCTCCGGCACCACCGGACTCCCCAAGGCCATCGTCCAGTCCCAGGGCGGCATCCTGCTCGAACACTTCAAGCAGATCGGCCTGCACTGCGACCTGGGCCCCGAGGACCGCTTCTTCTGGTACACCTCCACCGGCTGGATGATGTGGAACTTCCTCGTCTCCGGCCTCCTCACCGGCACCACACTCGTGCTCTACGACGGAAGCCCCGGTTACCCCGACGTCAGCGCGCAGTGGCGCGTCGCCGAACAGACGGGCGCCACCCTGTTCGGTACCTCCGCCGCCTACGTCATGGCCTGCCGCAAGGCCGGCATCCACCCGGGACGCGACTTCGACCTCTCCCGCATCCAGTGCGTCGCCACCACGGGCTCCCCGCTCCCGCCCGACGGGTTCCGCTGGCTCCACGACGAAGTGGCCGACGACCTGTGGATCGCGTCCGTCAGCGGCGGCACCGACGTCTGCAGCTGCTTCGCCGGAGCGGTCCCCACCCTCTCCGTCCACATCGGCGAGCTCCAGGCCCCCGCTCTCGGCACGGACCTCCAGTCCTGGGACCCCGCGGGCAACGCGCTGACCGGCGAGGTCGGCGAACTCGTCGTCACCAAGCCCATGCCGTCCATGCCGATCCACTTCTGGAACGACCCCGACGGCAGCCGCTACCACGACAGCTACTTCGACATGTACCCCGGAGTCTGGCGCCACGGCGACTGGATCACGATCACCGACCGCGGCTCCGTCGTCATCCACGGCCGCTCCGACTCCACCCTCAACCGCCAGGGTGTCCGCATGGGCTCCGCCGACATCTACGAAGCGGTCGAGCGCCTCCCCGAAATCCGCGAATCACTCGTCATCGGACTGGAGGAGCCCGACGGCGGCTACTGGATGCCGCTCTTCGTCCACCTCGCCGAGGGCGCGACGCTCGACGACGAGCTGCGCCACAGCATCAAACGCACCATCCGCGAGAACCTCTCCCCGCGCCATGTCCCGGACGAGGTCATCGAGGTCCCGGGCATTCCACACACCCTCACCGGCAAGCGCATCGAGGTTCCGGTCAAACGTCTGCTCCAGGGAACAGCCCTGGCCAAGGCCGTCAACCCCGGCTCGATCGACAACCTGGAACTCCTCCACTTCTACGAGGAACTGGCACACAAGCGCCGCTGA
- a CDS encoding DUF881 domain-containing protein: MSNDDEFTGGREQPGEQPVDAPQELTGRQRLIAGVWPPRITRAQLIVAVLLFVLGLGLAIQVRSNSDNSALRGARQEDLVRILDEVDDRSQRLEDEKQRLENQRTELENSSDQAEEARKQTVEKERQLGILAGTVAAHGPGITLTINDPGDAVEADKLLDALQELRAAGAEAIEVNGVRVVANTYFSGDGGAIKVDGRKISAPYVFKVIGKPQDLEPALNIPGGIVQTLEKEQATVHVSQAEDIVVDALRPAERPGYARSSAQ, translated from the coding sequence ATGAGCAACGACGACGAATTCACCGGCGGCCGGGAACAGCCCGGCGAGCAGCCCGTGGACGCCCCCCAGGAGCTCACCGGACGACAGCGGCTGATCGCCGGGGTCTGGCCGCCGCGGATCACCCGCGCCCAACTCATCGTCGCGGTGCTGCTGTTCGTTCTCGGCCTGGGACTCGCCATTCAGGTGCGGTCCAACAGTGACAACAGTGCCCTGCGCGGCGCCCGCCAGGAGGACCTGGTCCGCATCCTCGACGAGGTGGACGACCGTTCGCAGCGCCTGGAGGACGAGAAGCAGCGCCTCGAGAACCAGCGCACGGAGTTGGAGAACAGTTCCGACCAAGCGGAGGAGGCCCGCAAGCAGACAGTCGAGAAGGAGCGTCAACTCGGCATCCTCGCGGGCACTGTGGCGGCGCACGGCCCCGGGATCACCCTTACGATCAATGACCCGGGTGACGCCGTGGAGGCGGACAAGCTGCTCGACGCCCTGCAGGAGCTCCGGGCAGCCGGCGCGGAGGCGATCGAGGTCAACGGCGTGCGGGTGGTGGCCAATACGTACTTCTCCGGCGACGGCGGCGCGATCAAGGTCGACGGGCGGAAGATTTCGGCTCCGTACGTCTTCAAGGTCATCGGAAAGCCGCAGGATCTGGAACCGGCGCTGAACATCCCAGGCGGGATCGTGCAGACGCTGGAGAAGGAGCAGGCCACCGTGCATGTGTCGCAGGCCGAAGACATTGTCGTGGACGCCTTGCGACCGGCGGAGCGGCCTGGCTACGCTCGGTCGTCGGCCCAGTGA
- the ptsP gene encoding phosphoenolpyruvate--protein phosphotransferase: protein METTLRGVGVSHGVAIGEVRHMGTAVLEPPAKQIPAEDAEREQGRARQAVEAVAADLVARGNLAGGEAQHVLEAQAMMAQDPELMADVDRRIAVGSTAERGVYDAFASYRALLANAGEYLAGRVADLDDVRNRIVARLLGVPMPGVPDSDEPYVLIARDLAPADTALLDPTLVLGFVTEEGGPTSHSAILARALGVPAVVALPGAGELAEGTVIAVDGSTGEIFVEPSAEKRAEMESAAAARKAALSTSTGPGATSDGHKMPLLANIGGPGDVPAAVEAGAEGVGLFRTEFLFLDDSKQAPSEEKQLTAYRAVLEAFPEGRVVVRVLDAGADKPLDFLTPADEPNPALGVRGLRSLLDHPDVLRTQLTALSKAAAGLPVYLEVMAPMVADRADAKAFADACRAAGLRAKFGAMVEIPSAALRARSVLQEVEFLSLGTNDLAQYTFAADRQVGAVSRLQDPWQPALLDLVAMSADAAKAEGKSCGVCGEAASDPLLACVLTGLGVTSLSMGAASIPYVRTTLAKYTLAQCERAASAARAADSAEDARVAAQAVLSGE, encoded by the coding sequence ATGGAGACAACGCTGCGGGGCGTGGGCGTGAGCCACGGTGTGGCGATCGGCGAGGTACGGCACATGGGCACAGCAGTGCTCGAACCGCCGGCCAAGCAGATTCCGGCCGAGGACGCGGAGCGCGAACAGGGGCGGGCGCGACAGGCCGTGGAGGCTGTGGCGGCCGACCTCGTCGCGCGCGGCAACCTGGCGGGTGGCGAGGCGCAGCACGTGCTGGAGGCCCAGGCCATGATGGCCCAGGACCCCGAGCTCATGGCTGATGTCGACCGGCGCATCGCTGTCGGCAGCACCGCCGAGCGCGGCGTGTACGACGCCTTCGCGTCGTACCGGGCGTTGCTGGCCAATGCCGGGGAGTACCTCGCGGGCCGCGTCGCCGACCTCGACGATGTGCGCAATCGGATCGTGGCCCGGCTGCTCGGTGTGCCGATGCCGGGCGTACCGGACAGCGACGAGCCCTATGTACTGATCGCACGGGACCTGGCTCCTGCCGACACAGCGCTGCTCGACCCCACGCTGGTGCTCGGCTTCGTCACCGAGGAGGGCGGACCGACCAGCCACAGCGCCATTCTGGCGCGGGCGCTCGGGGTGCCCGCCGTGGTGGCGCTCCCCGGTGCCGGCGAGCTGGCCGAGGGAACCGTGATCGCGGTGGACGGCAGCACCGGCGAGATCTTCGTCGAGCCGAGCGCCGAGAAGCGGGCGGAGATGGAGAGCGCCGCGGCCGCGCGGAAGGCCGCGTTGTCCACGTCGACCGGTCCCGGTGCGACGTCCGACGGCCACAAGATGCCGCTGCTCGCCAATATCGGCGGGCCCGGTGATGTGCCGGCTGCCGTCGAGGCGGGCGCCGAGGGCGTGGGGCTGTTCCGTACCGAGTTCCTCTTCCTTGACGACAGCAAGCAGGCGCCGTCGGAGGAGAAGCAGCTCACGGCGTACCGCGCCGTGCTGGAGGCGTTCCCCGAGGGACGTGTCGTCGTACGGGTGCTGGATGCGGGGGCGGACAAGCCGCTGGACTTCCTGACTCCGGCGGACGAGCCGAACCCGGCACTGGGTGTGCGCGGGCTGCGCAGCCTGCTGGATCACCCCGATGTGCTGCGGACCCAGCTGACCGCTCTGTCGAAGGCGGCCGCGGGACTGCCCGTCTATCTGGAGGTCATGGCGCCCATGGTCGCGGACCGTGCGGACGCCAAGGCGTTCGCGGACGCGTGCCGGGCGGCCGGGCTGAGGGCGAAGTTCGGTGCGATGGTCGAGATTCCGTCGGCCGCGTTGCGCGCGCGTTCGGTGCTTCAGGAGGTGGAGTTCCTGTCGCTGGGCACCAACGACCTGGCGCAGTACACCTTCGCCGCCGACCGTCAGGTGGGTGCGGTCTCACGGCTGCAGGATCCGTGGCAGCCCGCGCTGCTGGATCTGGTCGCGATGTCGGCCGATGCCGCCAAGGCCGAGGGCAAGAGCTGTGGTGTCTGTGGTGAGGCCGCCTCCGATCCGCTGCTCGCCTGTGTGCTCACCGGTCTGGGCGTGACCTCGCTGTCCATGGGTGCCGCGTCCATTCCTTATGTGCGCACCACCCTGGCGAAGTACACGCTCGCCCAGTGCGAGCGGGCCGCGTCCGCCGCACGTGCGGCGGACTCCGCCGAGGACGCGCGGGTTGCCGCGCAGGCGGTGCTTTCGGGCGAGTAG